The following are encoded in a window of Flavobacterium psychrotrophum genomic DNA:
- a CDS encoding efflux transporter outer membrane subunit, with protein sequence MRSIYYIAIAAALSLSTTSCVVGKKYKREELAAPANYRENITLTGDTLALPWKDFYKDAKLQELINKALTKNFEVVTALKTMEQLNLNYKQAKLSLLPSLDLNVSANRAYLSKSSLNGSLSEQFTGQEYLDDYTASLALSWEADVWGKAALRKRDGRASYFAQKENLLALKTRIIVQVAQAYYNLLGLDEQLKIAEKNILLTTSTLQMMQLQYNSGSISSLALDQTEAQKKTAELLLPQAKASIAVQENALRILCGEYPDAIERAGTLSNSEIANIFPSGIPVALLSRRPDVKAAEYTVMSAAAKTGLAKAAMYPSLTLTPSIGANTFEFEKWFDFPGSITKTIAAGILQPLFRKKELSTAYKVAVIEQEKAAVAFKQSFTIAVGEVSDAMSKLKYASERRDLVSEKTTALNKATKDANLLYSNGMANYLEVITAQNSALQNDLEAISIKLEQINASIDLYRALGGGIE encoded by the coding sequence ATGAGATCAATATATTATATAGCCATAGCGGCCGCATTATCACTAAGCACTACATCTTGTGTTGTAGGTAAAAAGTACAAGCGTGAGGAATTAGCCGCACCTGCCAACTATCGTGAAAATATTACTTTAACGGGAGATACGCTTGCCCTGCCCTGGAAAGATTTTTACAAGGATGCAAAGCTACAGGAACTGATAAATAAAGCACTAACTAAAAATTTTGAAGTAGTTACTGCTCTAAAAACAATGGAGCAACTAAACCTGAATTACAAACAGGCCAAGCTGTCATTGTTACCATCATTAGACCTTAATGTATCGGCAAACAGGGCTTACTTGTCTAAATCGTCACTAAACGGTTCGCTTAGTGAGCAATTTACCGGGCAGGAATATCTAGACGACTACACCGCAAGCCTTGCCCTTAGTTGGGAAGCTGATGTGTGGGGCAAGGCTGCCCTGCGCAAAAGAGACGGCAGGGCGAGTTATTTTGCACAAAAAGAGAACCTCCTGGCTTTAAAAACCAGGATCATTGTACAGGTAGCCCAGGCATATTACAACCTTTTAGGACTTGATGAGCAGTTAAAAATTGCTGAGAAAAATATACTGCTAACAACAAGCACATTACAAATGATGCAGTTGCAATATAATTCTGGCAGCATAAGTTCGCTGGCTTTAGACCAAACCGAGGCACAAAAGAAAACGGCAGAACTTTTACTGCCCCAGGCTAAAGCCAGTATTGCCGTTCAGGAAAACGCGCTGAGAATATTATGTGGTGAGTATCCTGATGCTATAGAACGTGCAGGCACACTTAGCAACAGCGAAATTGCCAATATTTTCCCATCGGGTATTCCTGTGGCGCTTTTAAGCAGGAGGCCTGATGTAAAGGCCGCGGAATATACAGTGATGTCTGCCGCGGCAAAAACAGGGCTTGCAAAAGCAGCCATGTACCCATCGCTTACACTAACACCTTCAATAGGTGCCAATACGTTTGAATTTGAAAAATGGTTTGATTTTCCGGGCTCTATAACCAAGACAATTGCTGCCGGAATTTTACAGCCGCTCTTCAGGAAAAAAGAACTGAGCACGGCTTATAAAGTGGCTGTTATTGAGCAGGAAAAAGCTGCTGTGGCATTTAAACAATCATTTACTATAGCTGTAGGCGAAGTATCTGATGCCATGTCTAAACTTAAATATGCAAGTGAGCGCCGGGATTTGGTGTCAGAAAAAACAACAGCTCTTAATAAAGCTACAAAAGATGCCAATTTACTATACAGCAATGGTATGGCAAATTATCTTGAAGTTATTACAGCACAAAACAGTGCGCTACAAAATGATCTGGAAGCCATTAGCATAAAGCTGGAGCAAATAAACGCTTCTATAGACCTTTACCGTGCCCTGGGCGGTGGTATAGAATAA
- a CDS encoding efflux RND transporter permease subunit, with protein sequence MLKNIIDRPVLATVISIVLLILGVIGLTRLSVTRFPDISPPTVMVSGSYPGGNSETVIRSVVTPLEEQINGVENMQYIKSNASNDGSFSISVIFKQGVDPDQAAVNVQNRVQQATPKLPQEVIRMGLTTSKQQNSMIVIFNLYTEDNEKYDELFLQNYANINLVPQIKRVPGVGQVQIFGQKDYSMRIWLDPRKMANAGLVPSDVTNAIADQSLESAPGKLGEESDAALEYVIRYKGKKNKPDQYSDIVVKNNGGNLLRLKDVARIEFGSISYSGDNKSNGKNAVTMAILQTSGSNANDIEIGVNQEIERLSKSFPPSIKYVNVMSTKARLDEATGQVKSTLIEAFILVFIVVFLFLQDWRSTIIPAIAVPVAIVGTFFFLLVFGFTINILTLFALVLAIGIVVDDAIVVVEAVHSKMEEDAGLTPKEATHTAMSEITGAVISITLVMSAVFIPIGFMTGSSGIFYKQFAYTLAIAIIISAVNALTLTPALCAILLKNTHTHSHEGTEVKTSFSQRFFTGFNSGFNNLTNKYIKGVRFLIGRKWLAAGFVAGITALAIYSMMSTPKSFVPMEDDGFMLYSLSMPPGTALDRTTAVVKNIEKELSGIEAIDNNTSITGFNILSNSASPAYAMGFVKLKPKKERGEIKDIQQIVDLATGKLSTIKEGSIMVLRMPPVEGFGVTSGAEIVLQDRTSKDPAVLKAMADKVIGQIMQQPGVQYAYTTFRADYPQLELEVDEDKAKQMGVSIRELLNNIQTYFAGDQSSDFTRFGKFYRVNVKADGIFRTDEDAFNEIFVRNADMQMVPVKSLVTLKKVYGPESVNRYNLYNSVSITAVGLPGFSSGDIMKSIETVGNNLPSDYSYEWTGLSLEEKAGGNQTVAIFGLCLLFVFFLLAAQYESYLLPLAVLLSIPTGILGAFLGIKAVGLDNNIYVQVGLIMLVGLLAKNAILIVEFAVQRRQSGLSLVESAIEGARSRLRPIIMTSLAFIVGMIPLMFASGGTAVGNRSISVSAAVGMFSGVVLGVFVIPLLFILFQYLQEKISGNKQVVNTTNN encoded by the coding sequence GTAGTTACCCCGCTCGAAGAGCAAATAAATGGTGTAGAAAATATGCAATACATAAAATCTAACGCCAGCAACGATGGTTCTTTTTCCATCAGCGTAATTTTTAAACAGGGCGTAGACCCGGACCAGGCAGCGGTAAACGTACAAAACCGTGTGCAACAGGCTACACCAAAACTACCGCAGGAAGTTATACGCATGGGGCTTACTACCTCTAAGCAGCAAAACAGCATGATTGTTATTTTCAACCTTTATACCGAAGATAATGAGAAGTATGATGAGCTGTTTCTTCAAAACTATGCTAACATTAACCTTGTACCACAAATTAAGCGTGTACCGGGCGTAGGCCAGGTACAAATTTTTGGGCAAAAAGACTATTCTATGCGCATTTGGCTTGATCCAAGGAAAATGGCAAATGCCGGCCTTGTACCATCAGACGTTACAAATGCCATTGCAGATCAAAGCCTTGAATCGGCACCGGGCAAGCTTGGTGAAGAATCTGATGCGGCTCTGGAATATGTTATCCGTTACAAGGGTAAAAAGAATAAACCTGATCAATATTCAGACATTGTAGTAAAAAACAATGGCGGCAATTTACTGCGCCTTAAAGATGTGGCGCGCATAGAGTTTGGTTCTATATCATATAGTGGCGATAATAAATCAAACGGTAAAAATGCCGTTACTATGGCCATTTTACAAACATCGGGGTCTAATGCTAATGATATAGAGATAGGTGTAAACCAGGAAATTGAAAGGCTGTCTAAGTCATTCCCACCAAGTATAAAATACGTAAACGTAATGAGTACTAAGGCACGCCTTGACGAGGCTACAGGACAGGTAAAATCTACCCTTATAGAAGCCTTTATACTGGTGTTTATTGTAGTTTTCCTTTTCTTGCAGGACTGGCGCTCTACCATCATTCCTGCCATAGCAGTTCCGGTGGCTATTGTGGGTACATTCTTTTTCTTACTAGTATTTGGGTTTACCATAAATATACTAACACTTTTTGCACTGGTTCTCGCCATAGGTATTGTGGTAGATGATGCCATTGTGGTGGTTGAAGCTGTGCATAGTAAAATGGAAGAAGATGCAGGGCTAACCCCTAAAGAAGCTACCCACACAGCAATGTCAGAAATTACAGGTGCGGTAATATCTATTACCCTTGTTATGTCGGCTGTGTTTATACCTATCGGGTTCATGACGGGTTCATCGGGTATATTCTATAAGCAGTTTGCCTACACACTGGCCATAGCCATTATAATATCGGCTGTTAATGCCCTTACACTTACCCCTGCCCTATGTGCCATACTGCTAAAAAATACACATACTCATTCGCATGAAGGAACTGAAGTTAAAACATCATTTAGTCAGCGCTTTTTTACCGGGTTCAATTCGGGCTTTAACAATCTTACAAACAAGTACATAAAAGGTGTCCGTTTTTTAATAGGCAGAAAATGGCTGGCTGCTGGTTTTGTAGCGGGTATAACTGCCCTGGCAATATATAGTATGATGTCTACCCCAAAAAGTTTTGTACCTATGGAAGATGATGGCTTTATGCTTTACAGTTTATCTATGCCGCCAGGTACAGCACTGGACAGAACCACTGCTGTTGTAAAAAATATTGAGAAAGAACTTTCGGGCATAGAGGCTATTGATAACAATACAAGTATTACAGGCTTTAATATTTTAAGTAACAGCGCCAGCCCTGCTTATGCAATGGGATTTGTAAAGCTTAAACCTAAAAAAGAGCGTGGTGAAATAAAAGATATTCAACAAATTGTAGATTTAGCAACAGGTAAATTATCTACGATTAAAGAAGGATCTATTATGGTACTCAGGATGCCACCGGTAGAAGGTTTTGGTGTTACCAGCGGTGCCGAAATTGTATTACAAGACAGGACATCTAAAGATCCGGCGGTGCTTAAAGCCATGGCAGATAAAGTTATAGGCCAAATTATGCAACAACCTGGCGTGCAATATGCCTATACAACATTTAGGGCAGACTACCCGCAGCTGGAGCTTGAAGTAGATGAGGATAAAGCCAAGCAAATGGGCGTTAGCATACGCGAGTTATTAAACAACATACAAACCTACTTTGCCGGCGACCAGTCTTCAGACTTTACCCGTTTTGGTAAATTTTATAGGGTAAATGTTAAAGCAGATGGTATTTTCAGGACAGATGAAGATGCATTTAATGAAATTTTTGTGCGCAACGCCGATATGCAAATGGTTCCTGTAAAATCATTGGTAACCCTTAAAAAGGTGTATGGGCCGGAATCTGTTAACCGCTACAACCTTTACAATTCGGTAAGTATTACTGCTGTAGGGTTACCGGGCTTTAGCAGTGGCGATATCATGAAAAGTATTGAAACTGTTGGTAATAATCTCCCATCTGACTATAGTTACGAGTGGACGGGCCTGAGCCTTGAAGAAAAAGCAGGAGGTAACCAGACTGTAGCCATTTTTGGCCTTTGCCTGTTATTTGTGTTCTTTTTACTTGCTGCGCAATATGAAAGCTACCTGCTGCCACTTGCCGTACTACTGTCTATACCTACAGGGATTTTAGGTGCATTTCTGGGTATTAAGGCTGTAGGACTGGATAATAACATATATGTTCAGGTGGGACTTATTATGCTTGTGGGGCTCTTAGCTAAAAACGCCATCCTTATTGTAGAGTTTGCCGTACAGAGAAGGCAATCCGGACTTTCATTAGTAGAGTCGGCTATTGAAGGAGCACGTTCGAGGTTACGCCCTATTATTATGACCTCCCTTGCCTTTATTGTGGGTATGATACCACTTATGTTTGCTTCTGGTGGTACAGCCGTAGGAAACAGGTCTATTAGTGTAAGTGCTGCCGTAGGTATGTTTAGCGGCGTAGTACTGGGAGTATTTGTAATTCCGTTGCTTTTTATACTGTTCCAGTATTTACAGGAAAAAATTTCCGGAAACAAACAAGTGGTTAACACAACAAACAACTAA